A single region of the Actinoplanes sp. SE50/110 genome encodes:
- a CDS encoding IS5 family transposase (programmed frameshift) translates to MSKAWVIDDELWKLIEPVLPAWPARAPGPRPVPDRLCLQGILFVLHTGIGWEDLPQELGFGSGMTCWRRLQRWAEAGVFDQVHQILLDKLNAANRIDWSRAAIDASHIDAKKGGAGTGPSPVNRGKPGSKHHLICDGNGTPIYVLTSGANVPDIKRALDLLDCYPPIAGRLGRPRRRFAALLADKAYSSAAFRQACRERGTEPLIPKPKTTGIKGLGKLRYVVEQTFALLHQFRRLAVRWERRLDIHDGFVSLACVLICWRRLINWTDQRSC, encoded by the exons GTGAGCAAGGCCTGGGTCATCGATGACGAGTTGTGGAAGCTGATCGAGCCGGTGCTGCCTGCTTGGCCAGCGAGGGCGCCGGGACCGCGGCCGGTGCCGGACCGGCTGTGCTTGCAGGGCATCCTGTTCGTCCTGCACACCGGGATCGGCTGGGAGGACCTGCCGCAGGAGCTCGGGTTCGGCTCGGGGATGACCTGCTGGCGCAGGCTGCAGCGGTGGGCCGAGGCAGGCGTGTTCGACCAGGTCCACCAGATACTGCTGGACAAGCTGAACGCGGCGAACCGGATCGACTGGTCGAGAGCGGCGATTGACGCCAGTCACATCGACGCTA AAAAAGGGGGTGCCGGGACAGGCCCGTCGCCGGTCAACCGGGGCAAGCCCGGCTCCAAGCACCACCTGATCTGCGACGGCAACGGCACCCCGATCTACGTGCTGACCAGCGGCGCGAACGTACCTGACATCAAACGTGCCCTGGATCTGCTCGACTGCTACCCGCCGATCGCCGGCAGGCTGGGCCGGCCTCGGCGCCGGTTCGCGGCGCTGCTGGCCGACAAGGCCTACAGCAGTGCGGCGTTCCGCCAGGCCTGCCGTGAACGTGGCACCGAACCCCTCATCCCCAAACCGAAGACCACCGGGATCAAGGGCCTCGGCAAGCTCCGGTACGTCGTCGAGCAGACCTTCGCTCTGCTGCATCAGTTCCGCCGATTGGCTGTTCGCTGGGAGCGCCGCCTCGACATCCACGACGGCTTCGTCAGCCTTGCCTGCGTCCTGATCTGCTGGCGCAGATTGATCAATTGGACCGATCAGAGATCGTGTTAG
- a CDS encoding IS110 family transposase, with amino-acid sequence MDNAYGVFLGLDVGKTDHHAVALNPEGKRLHDAALPNTEAGLRKLFDKLARHGQILAVVDQPASIGALPVAVARACGHQIAYLPGLVMRRLADLHPGTAKTDARDAYVIADAARTLPHTLRRVDAGDDTLAELEMLVGYDDDLAGEVTRISNRIRGLLTQIHPPLERVLGPKVQHAAVLDLLSRCGGPTGLRKAGRSKLVEIAKPRAPRMGVRLVEQIFTALDAQTVVVPGTTAAETILPKLAENLRDLLKQRDQVAVQVEEMLDAHPLSSVLISMPGVGVRTAARILLEVGDVAAFPTSGHLAAYAGLAPVTRRSGTSIRGEHPPKGGNKQLKRAFFLSAFAALSDPLSRAYYDRKRAEGKKHNAALICLARRRVDVLHAMLRTSTPYQHKPVENLALAA; translated from the coding sequence GTGGACAACGCGTACGGCGTGTTCCTCGGCCTGGACGTCGGCAAAACTGATCATCACGCGGTCGCGTTGAACCCGGAGGGCAAACGGCTGCACGACGCAGCCCTGCCGAACACCGAGGCCGGGCTGCGGAAACTGTTCGACAAGCTGGCCCGTCACGGCCAGATCCTGGCGGTGGTCGACCAGCCGGCCTCGATCGGCGCCCTGCCCGTCGCGGTTGCCCGAGCCTGCGGGCACCAGATCGCCTACCTGCCAGGCCTGGTCATGCGCCGACTCGCTGACCTGCACCCAGGAACGGCCAAGACCGACGCCCGTGACGCCTACGTGATCGCCGACGCCGCCCGGACCCTGCCGCACACGCTGCGCCGCGTCGACGCCGGCGACGACACTCTGGCCGAGCTGGAAATGCTGGTCGGCTACGACGACGACCTCGCCGGTGAGGTCACCCGCATCAGCAACCGGATCCGCGGTCTGCTCACCCAGATCCACCCGCCCCTGGAACGAGTCCTGGGCCCGAAAGTCCAGCACGCGGCCGTCCTGGACCTGTTATCGCGCTGCGGCGGCCCGACCGGGCTGCGCAAGGCCGGCCGGTCGAAACTCGTCGAGATCGCCAAGCCGCGGGCACCTCGCATGGGCGTCCGGCTCGTCGAACAAATCTTCACCGCTCTCGACGCGCAAACCGTGGTCGTTCCCGGCACCACCGCGGCCGAGACCATCCTGCCGAAGCTGGCCGAAAATCTGCGTGACCTGCTGAAACAACGAGACCAAGTCGCTGTCCAAGTCGAGGAGATGCTTGACGCTCACCCTCTTTCCTCGGTCCTGATCTCGATGCCCGGCGTCGGGGTCAGGACCGCAGCCCGGATCCTGCTCGAAGTCGGCGACGTCGCCGCGTTTCCCACCTCCGGACACCTGGCCGCCTACGCCGGCCTGGCACCGGTCACCCGCCGCTCGGGCACCAGCATCCGCGGCGAGCATCCACCCAAAGGCGGCAACAAGCAGCTCAAACGAGCGTTCTTCCTGTCCGCATTCGCTGCCCTGTCCGATCCACTCAGCCGGGCCTACTACGACCGGAAAAGAGCCGAAGGCAAGAAACACAACGCGGCCCTCATCTGCCTGGCCCGCCGCCGCGTCGACGTCCTGCACGCCATGCTCCGCACCTCAACGCCCTACCAGCACAAACCGGTAGAAAACCTTGCGCTCGCTGCTTGA
- a CDS encoding RNA polymerase sigma factor, with the protein MNTFGQVVRRLLYSGASRADAEDAVQQAMAAVYERWSEIGEPDRFVHVVARHALIKMQSRAHREAQRWALQGGPFVVSEESGLDSAALEADAVRGLFALLTPMQRQVISLYYDGYPTNEIADSLNISQSTVRVHLQRARQILRKALSSVDG; encoded by the coding sequence ATGAATACCTTCGGGCAGGTCGTGCGGCGACTGCTCTATTCGGGTGCCTCACGCGCGGACGCGGAAGACGCGGTCCAGCAAGCAATGGCTGCCGTCTACGAACGCTGGTCCGAGATCGGCGAACCTGACCGTTTCGTTCATGTCGTAGCCCGACATGCGCTGATCAAAATGCAGTCACGGGCGCATAGGGAGGCCCAGCGGTGGGCCCTGCAAGGCGGACCTTTCGTGGTCTCCGAGGAATCGGGACTCGACTCGGCTGCCCTGGAGGCCGATGCCGTTAGGGGCCTCTTCGCACTCCTTACGCCCATGCAGCGCCAGGTCATATCCCTCTACTACGACGGTTACCCCACCAACGAGATCGCCGACAGCCTGAACATCAGCCAGAGCACCGTCCGAGTGCACCTCCAGAGAGCCCGCCAGATTCTGCGGAAAGCACTCTCGTCGGTCGACGGGTAG
- a CDS encoding oligopeptide:H+ symporter — protein sequence MVTIYSDERLDRNLGGWEMPVSWVQSINPVFIIILSGAFAALWTRLGDRQPSTPIKFAAGTTLMGLAFLLFLPLAGGGPHSAPLLALAGILFVFTVAELLLSPVGLSLATKLAPHAFQTQMVALFFLSVALGTAASGSLAQLYSPEHEVAYFGILGAVAIILGVALGAAARPISRLMGDVR from the coding sequence GTGGTCACGATCTATTCGGACGAGCGCCTGGACCGCAACCTGGGCGGCTGGGAGATGCCGGTGTCCTGGGTGCAGTCGATCAACCCGGTCTTCATCATCATCCTGTCCGGGGCGTTCGCCGCGCTCTGGACCCGCCTCGGCGACCGGCAACCCTCGACCCCGATCAAATTCGCCGCCGGTACGACGTTGATGGGGCTGGCGTTCCTGCTCTTCCTGCCGCTGGCCGGCGGCGGACCGCACAGCGCGCCGCTGCTCGCCCTGGCCGGCATCCTGTTCGTCTTCACCGTGGCCGAACTGCTGCTCTCCCCGGTCGGCCTGTCCCTGGCCACCAAGCTGGCGCCGCACGCCTTCCAGACGCAGATGGTGGCCCTGTTCTTCCTGTCCGTCGCGCTGGGCACGGCGGCGTCCGGGAGCCTGGCGCAGCTCTACAGCCCCGAGCACGAGGTCGCCTACTTCGGCATCCTCGGCGCTGTGGCGATCATCCTGGGCGTGGCACTGGGCGCGGCGGCCCGCCCGATCTCCCGCCTGATGGGCGACGTCCGCTGA